A genomic window from Elaeis guineensis isolate ETL-2024a chromosome 3, EG11, whole genome shotgun sequence includes:
- the LOC105040645 gene encoding putative callose synthase 8 isoform X1 codes for MSEIVPEGPSHRPIRPSSTRCLWRPSRDPDYVPEPFDSEKLPSTLLTEIRPFLRVANQIESESPRVAYLCRFHAFEKAHLMDPHSSGRGVRQLKTSLLQRLEKDDKATVREGKHDAKELKSFLNRKKLMNQHDIASVLSEVLKAVASGACPEILAAGEEIEEKSGSYRPYNILPLDSRGGQQAIMLLPEIKAAVSAVRNIRGLPLASTHQETGAYADILEWLQCWFGFQNGNVANQREHLILLLANIHARLYPKPASMMKLDDRAVNKLMLKIFKNYLNWCKFLGRESNIWLPSVKQEVQQYKILYIALYLLIWGEASNLRLLPECLCYIFHHMAYEVRGVLTGAVSINTGEKVVPAGGGECESFLNNVVTPIYRVIYEEAQKNQNGTADHSTWRNYDDLNEYFWSVDCFKLGWPMRLDNDFFCTLSSTKSEQPKHDTQAATNTSCQQKWLGKTNFVEIRSFWHIFRSFDRMWTFFVLALQVMIIMAWHDLETPLQLLDPMIFEDLLSIFVTNAVLRLIQVTLDIAFTWKARHTMNFNQKLRFLVKFFIAAAWAVTLPVSYASSHGDSLCHTKHPESNIYIFCWSPYMIVVAVYLVTNVIGVALFFVPVVSSYIETSNSWVCNILSWWAQPRLYIGRGMQEGQVSLLKYTIFWVILLSSKFSFSYNFEIKPLVEPTKQIMKVSVNEYDWHELFPEVKSNAGAILAVWSPIILVYFMDTQIWYSIFCTIFGGIYGIVHHLGEIRTMGMVRTRFDCLPSAFNVFLVPHSSQNANKRSFRSFLQNNIFKDSKIERNDFARFALVWNHIIRSFRMEDLISNREMDLMIMPLSSGLTSGPVRWPLFLLASKFSTAVNMTRDFVGKHEHLHRKLKKDNYMFCAVKEFYDSVKSIFKFLVVGELEIRIVDTIFNEIERSIRNSSLLVDFKMHELQTLRDKFVQLVKLLFENDKDHWDKVVILLQDIVEILINDMMVDGRRILDMINCSQIMKWNDDGLLRDHEPELFASNAPNSSIRFPLPDDGLLKEQVKRLFLLLTVNETAMDIPTNLEARRRISFFATSLFMDMPVAPRVRNMLSFSVMTPYFLEEVNFSEEELHSSEDGVSILSYMQKIYPDEWKNFLERLGTKVTNDEVRYWASFRGQTLSRTVRGMMYYREAIRLQAFLDRASDNDIHRENIAIEREYNKKNSQQSLFAQFDALADMKFTYVMSCQMFGEQKSSGDPHAQDIIDLMIRFPSLRVAYIEEKEEIADSKPHKVYYSVLVKAGNNLDQEIYRIKLPGCPIIGEGKPENQNHAIIFTRGEALQTIDMNQDNYLEEACKMRNVLQEFLKNHGEHHPTILGLREHIFTGSVSSLAGFMSYQEASFVTIGQRFLANPLRVRFHYGHPDVFDRVFHITRGGISKASKTINLSEDIFAGYNSTLRRGCITYNEYMQVGKGRDVGLNQISKFEAKVANGNSEQTLSRDIYRLGRRFDFFRMLSCYFTTVGFYFNSLISILGVYIFLYGQLYLVLSGVEKALLAEAQMHNIESLETALASQSFLQLGLLTGLPMVMELGLEKGFRLALSDFILMQLQLASVFFTFSLGTKAHYFGRTILHGGSKYRPTGRRFVVFHASFAENYQLYSRSHFVKGFELLFLLIVYNMFRKSYESSMVYFMVTFSTWFMAATWLFAPFLFNPSGFVWQKIVEDWTEWNKWMKNQGGIGVQPDKSWESWWNAEHAHLRHSGLSSRILEVLLSLRFFIYQYGLVYHLDISQDNKNFMVYVLSWLVIVAVFISVKAVNEGHRCLSTNYHLLFRFLKLLLFLGVIACMVTLSSVCKLSITDLIVCCLAFLPTGWGLLLIVQVLRPNIERYGIWEPIRVIAQAYDYGMGSLLFAPIAALAWMPVISAIQTRVLFHQAFYRQLQIQPILAAKRKHR; via the exons CGGTGCCTCTGGCGGCCGTCGAGGGACCCGGACTACGTACCGGAGCCCTTCGACAGCGAGAAGCTGCCTTCCACTCTACTGACCGAGATCCGGCCCTTCCTTCGCGTCGCCAACCAGATTGAGAGCGAGTCTCCTCGCGTTGCCTACCTCT GTCGTTTCCATGCTTTTGAAAAGGCACACTTGATGGATCCTCATTCAAGTGGACGAGGTGTTCGACAGTTAAAAACTTCACTTCTTCAGCGTCTTGAAAAG GACGACAAAGCCACTGTACGGGAGGGAAAACATGATGCTAAAGAGCTGAAATCATTCTTGAATAG aaaaaaattgatgaatcAACATGATATTGCATCTGTTCTGTCTGAAGTTTTGAAGGCTGTTGCATCTGGAGCCTGTCCTGAG ATCCTTGCTGCTggtgaagaaattgaagaaaaGTCAGGTTCATATCGTCCATATAATATTCTTCCGCTTGATTCTAGAGGTGGTCAGCAAGCAATTATGCTTCTACCAGAG ATTAAAGCTGCAGTTTCTGCTGTCCGTAACATACGAGGTCTTCCCTTAGCAAGTACTCATCAGGAAACAGGTGCCTATGCAGATATACTTGAATGGCTTCAATGCTGGTTTGGATTTCAG AACGGAAATGTAGCAAATCAGCGGGAGCATCTAATTTTGTTGCTTGCTAATATACATGCTAGATTGTATCCAAAGCCTGCATCCATGATGAAG CTTGATGATAGAGCTGTGAATAAACTGATgctgaaaatatttaaaaattacttgaacTGGTGCAAATTTTTGGGCCGAGAAAGCAACATTTG GTTACCATCTGTGAAGCAGGAAGTACAACAGTATAAAATATTGTATATTGCTCTTTATCTTCTTATTTGGGGGGAGGCTTCAAACTTGCGGCTCTTGCCAGAGTGTCTGTGTTACATATTTCATCAT ATGGCATATGAGGTACGTGGAGTGTTAACTGGTGCTGTTAGCATAAACACTGGAGAAAAAGTTGTACCTGCAGGTGGAGGAGAATGTGAATCTTTTCTTAATAATGTAGTTACTCCAATATACAGGGTCATATATGAG GAAGCTCAAAAGAACCAAAATGGGACTGCTGACCATTCTACATGGAGAAATTATGATGATCTGAATGAGTATTTCTG GTCTGTTGATTGTTTCAAGCTTGGTTGGCCTATGCGTCTTGACAATGACTTCTTTTGTACATTGTCTTCTACTAAAAGTGAACAACCTAAG CATGACACTCAGGCTGCTACAAATACATCTTGTCAGCAGAAATGGTTGGGGAAGACAAATTTTGTAGAAATTCGATCATTTTGGCACATTTTCAGAAGCTTTGATAGGATGTGGACATTTTTTGTACTTGCACTCCAG GTAATGATAATTATGGCATGGCATGACCTGGAAACTCCTCTTCAGTTGCTTGATCCAATGATCTTTGAGGATCTTTTGAGCATTTTTGTAACTAACGCAGTTCTGAGGCTCATACAAG TGACTCTAGACATTGCTTTTACATGGAAAGCAAGACACACAATGAACTTTAATCAGAAACTAAGATTCCTGGTCAAGTTTTTTATTGCTGCTGCATGGGCTGTCACCCTTCCAGTTTCTTATGCCAGTTCACATGGAGATTCTCTCTGCCACACCAAACATCCTGAAagcaatatttatattttttgttgGTCACCATATATGATTGTCGTTGCAGTATACTTGGTGACCAATGTAATTGGGGTGGCATTATTTTTTGTTCCTGTGGTTAGCAGCTACATTGAAACCTCAAATTCGTGGGTGTGTAACATTCTGTCATGGTGGGCtcaa CCTCGACTGTACATTGGACGAGGGATGCAAGAAGGCCAAGTATCTCttctaaa GTATACAATATTCTGGGTGATTTTATTGTCAAGCAAATTTTCATTCAGCTACAATTTTGAG ATAAAGCCACTTGTAGAACCCACGAAACAAATAATGAAAGTCAGTGTAAACGAATATGATTGGCATGAGCTATTTCCAGAAG TTAAAAGCAATGCTGGTGCAATTCTTGCTGTGTGGTCCCCAATTATTCTG GTCTATTTCATGGACACACAAATATGGTATTCTATATTTTGCACAATATTTGGTGGAATTTATGGCATTGTTCATCATCTGGGTGAG ATTCGTACAATGGGAATGGTGAGAACTAGATTTGACTGCTTGCCATCTGCATTTAATGTTTTTCTTGTACCTCACTCATCACAAAATGCAAATAAGAGGTCTTTCAGAAGCTTCTTGCAAAACAACATTTTTAAG GATTCAAAAATTGAAAGGAATGATTTTGCTAGATTTGCTTTAGTTTGGAATCATATCATCCGTAGTTTCCGTATGGAGGACTTAATAAGCAACAG AGAGATGGATTTGATGATCATGCCACTGTCATCAGGCTTGACTTCTGGCCCTGTGCGGTGGCCCTTGTTTCTCTTAGCTAGTAAG TTTTCAACAGCAGTGAACATGACTCGAGATTTTGTTGGAAAGCATGAGCACCTCCAccgaaaattaaaaaaagataattacaTGTTCTGTGCTGTTAAGGAGTTTTATGACTCAGTAAAGAGTATCTTCAAGTTTCTTgttgttggtgaacttgaaataag GATTGTGGATACCATTTTCAATGAAATTGAAAGAAGTATCAGAAATTCAAGCCTCCTCGTGGATTTTAAGATGCATGAACTGCAAACTCTACGTGATAAATTTGTCCAACTAGTTAAATTACTG TTTGagaatgataaagatcattgggATAAAGTAGTCATATTACTTCAAGATATTGTTGAAATCTTGATCAATGATATGATGGTAGATGGCCGCAG GATATTGGATATGATTAATTGTTCTCAAATCATGAAGTGGAATGATGATGGCCTATTAAGAGATCATGAACCAGAGTTGTTTGCATCAAATGCCCCGAACTCTTCTATACGTTTCCCGCTTCCAGATGATGGCCTACTGAAGGAACAG GTTAAACGACTATTTTTGCTGCTTACTGTCAATGAAACAGCTATggatattcctactaacttagAGGCTCGACGGCGCATCTCGTTTTTTGCAACTTCTCTTTTTATGGATATGCCTGTTGCTCCCAGAGTTCGCAATATGTTGTCATTTAG TGTGATGACTCCATACTTTCTTGAAGAAGTTAATTTTTCAGAGGAGGAGCTTCATTCAAGTGAAGATGGGGTATCCATCTTATCTTATATGCAAAAGATATACCCAG ATGAGTGGAAAAACTTCCTGGAACGTTTAGGTACTAAGGTGACCAATGATGAAGTTCGATATTGGGCTTCTTTCCGTGGGCAAACACTAAGTCGCACAG TTCGAGGAATGATGTACTATAGAGAAGCAATAAGGTTACAAGCATTTCTTGACAGGGCCAGTGATAATG ATATTCATAGAGAAAATATTGCCATTGAACGAGAATACAATAAGAAGAACAGCCAACAATCATTGTTTGCCCAATTTGATGCACTGGCAGACATGAAATTCACATATGTCATGTCTTGTCAAATGTTTGGAGAACAAAAGTCTTCTGGTGATCCACATGCTCAAGATATTATTGATTTGATGATAAG GTTTCCATCTTTACGTGTTGCCTACattgaagagaaagaagaaatagCAGACAGTAAGCCTCACAAGGTTTATTATTCAGTTTTGGTTAAAGCAGGCAATAATCTGGACCAG GAGATATATCGTATCAAGCTTCCTGGTTGTCCAATTATTGGGGAGGGGAAGCCTGAGAACCAAAATCATGCAATTATTTTTACTCGGGGTGAAGCCCTCCAGACAATTGACATGAACCAA GACAACTATCTAGAAGAAGCCTGTAAAATGAGAAATGTTCTTCAAGAATTTCTTAAAAATCATGGAGAGCACCACCCAACTATACTTGGGCTTAGAGAACACATATTCACTGGAAG TGTTTCATCTCTTGCTGGGTTTATGTCTTATCAAGAGGCTAGCTTCGTCACCATTGGACAGCGGTTTCTCGCAAATCCCCTCAG GGTACGATTTCATTATGGTCATCCAGATGTGTTTGATAGGGTATTTCACATAACAAGAGGTGGCATAAGCAAAGCATCTAAAACTATCAATTTGAGCGAGGATATATTTGCAG GATATAATTCCACACTGCGTCGCGGATGTATAACTTATAATGAGTACATGCAAGTTGGCAAAGGACGTGATGTTGGTCTCAACCAGATTTCCAAGTTTGAAGCTAAAGTAGCAAATGGAAACAGTGAACAAACCCTGAGCCGGGACATTTACCGCCTTGGGAGACGCTTCGACTTTTTTCGAATGCTTTCTTGTTATTTCACCACAGTTGGCTTTTACTTCAACAGCCTA ATATCAATACTCGGGGTTTATATTTTTCTCTATGGGCAGCTATACTTGGTTCTTAGTGGAGTGGAGAAAGCGCTGCTTGCTGAGGCTCAGATGCATAACATAGAATCTTTAGAGACAGCTCTCGCATCTCAGTCTTTCCTGCAACTAGGTCTTCTGACAGGATTACCAATGGTGATGGAGCTTGGTTTGGAGAAAGGATTTCGTTTGGCCTTGAGTGATTTTATTCTCATGCAATTGCAGCTAGCATCTGTCTTTTTCACATTTTCCCTCGGAACAAAGGCCCACTATTTTGGTCGAACAATCCTTCATGGCGGTTCTAAGTACAGACCAACAGGCCGCAGATTTGTAGTTTTTCATGCAAGTTTTGCTGAAAATTATCAACTATACTCTCGCAGCCACTTTGTTAAAGGATTTGAATTGCTTTTCCTCTTGATTGTTTATAATATGTTTAGGAAATCTTATGAGAGCAGTATGGTATATTTCATGGTCACATTCTCCACATGGTTCATGGCTGCGACATGGTTGTTCGCTCCTTTCCTTTTTAATCCTTCTGGGTTTGTCTGGCAGAAGATTGTGGAAGACTGGACAGAGTGGAACAAGTGGATGAAGAATCAGGGGGGTATAGGAGTACAGCCTGACAAGAGCTGGGAATCATGGTGGAATGCTGAACATGCTCATCTCAGGCACTCAGGGCTGAGTTCTAGAATTCTCGAAGTACTTCTCTCCCTACGCTTCTTCATTTATCAATATGGACTAGTTTATCACCTTGATATATCTCAAGATAataaaaatttcatggtctatgtGCTTTCTTGGCTTGTTATTGTTGCTGTCTTTATATCAGTTAAG GCTGTAAATGAGGGGCATCGGTGTCTTAgtacaaattatcatcttctgttCAGGTTTTTAAAACTGTTGCTATTCCTGGGTGTGATAGCTTGCATGGTTACTCTTTCAAGTGTATGCAAACTCTCTATCACGGATTTGATTGTATGCTGTCTTGCATTTCTGCCCACTGGTTGGGGACTGTTGTTG ATTGTGCAAGTTTTGAGGCCCAATATAGAAAGGTATGGAATATGGGAGCCTATCCGAGTTATTGCTCAAGCCTATGACTATGGAATGGGTTCTTTGCTTTTTGCACCTATAGCAGCATTAGCATGGATGCCTGTCATCTCAGCCATTCAAACTCGTGTTCTTTTCCACCAGGCATTTTACCGGCAGTTGCAAATTCAACCAATTCTTGCTGCAAAAAGGAAACATAGGTAA
- the LOC105040645 gene encoding putative callose synthase 8 isoform X4, which yields MSEIVPEGPSHRPIRPSSTRCLWRPSRDPDYVPEPFDSEKLPSTLLTEIRPFLRVANQIESESPRVAYLCRFHAFEKAHLMDPHSSGRGVRQLKTSLLQRLEKDDKATVREGKHDAKELKSFLNRKKLMNQHDIASVLSEVLKAVASGACPEILAAGEEIEEKSGSYRPYNILPLDSRGGQQAIMLLPEIKAAVSAVRNIRGLPLASTHQETGAYADILEWLQCWFGFQNGNVANQREHLILLLANIHARLYPKPASMMKLDDRAVNKLMLKIFKNYLNWCKFLGRESNIWLPSVKQEVQQYKILYIALYLLIWGEASNLRLLPECLCYIFHHMAYEVRGVLTGAVSINTGEKVVPAGGGECESFLNNVVTPIYRVIYEEAQKNQNGTADHSTWRNYDDLNEYFWSVDCFKLGWPMRLDNDFFCTLSSTKSEQPKHDTQAATNTSCQQKWLGKTNFVEIRSFWHIFRSFDRMWTFFVLALQVMIIMAWHDLETPLQLLDPMIFEDLLSIFVTNAVLRLIQVTLDIAFTWKARHTMNFNQKLRFLVKFFIAAAWAVTLPVSYASSHGDSLCHTKHPESNIYIFCWSPYMIVVAVYLVTNVIGVALFFVPVVSSYIETSNSWVCNILSWWAQPRLYIGRGMQEGQVSLLKYTIFWVILLSSKFSFSYNFEIKPLVEPTKQIMKVSVNEYDWHELFPEVKSNAGAILAVWSPIILVYFMDTQIWYSIFCTIFGGIYGIVHHLGEIRTMGMVRTRFDCLPSAFNVFLVPHSSQNANKRSFRSFLQNNIFKDSKIERNDFARFALVWNHIIRSFRMEDLISNREMDLMIMPLSSGLTSGPVRWPLFLLASKFSTAVNMTRDFVGKHEHLHRKLKKDNYMFCAVKEFYDSVKSIFKFLVVGELEIRIVDTIFNEIERSIRNSSLLVDFKMHELQTLRDKFVQLVKLLFENDKDHWDKVVILLQDIVEILINDMMVDGRRILDMINCSQIMKWNDDGLLRDHEPELFASNAPNSSIRFPLPDDGLLKEQVKRLFLLLTVNETAMDIPTNLEARRRISFFATSLFMDMPVAPRVRNMLSFSVMTPYFLEEVNFSEEELHSSEDGVSILSYMQKIYPDEWKNFLERLGTKVTNDEVRYWASFRGQTLSRTVRGMMYYREAIRLQAFLDRASDNDIHRENIAIEREYNKKNSQQSLFAQFDALADMKFTYVMSCQMFGEQKSSGDPHAQDIIDLMIRFPSLRVAYIEEKEEIADSKPHKVYYSVLVKAGNNLDQEIYRIKLPGCPIIGEGKPENQNHAIIFTRGEALQTIDMNQDNYLEEACKMRNVLQEFLKNHGEHHPTILGLREHIFTGSVSSLAGFMSYQEASFVTIGQRFLANPLRVRFHYGHPDVFDRVFHITRGGISKASKTINLSEDIFAGYNSTLRRGCITYNEYMQVGKGRDVGLNQISKFEAKVANGNSEQTLSRDIYRLGRRFDFFRMLSCYFTTVGFYFNSLISILGVYIFLYGQLYLVLSGVEKALLAEAQMHNIESLETALASQSFLQLGLLTGLPMVMELGLEKGFRLALSDFILMQLQLASVFFTFSLGTKAHYFGRTILHGGSKYRPTGRRFVVFHASFAENYQLYSRSHFVKGFELLFLLIVYNMFRKSYESSMVYFMVTFSTWFMAATWLFAPFLFNPSGFVWQKIVEDWTEWNKWMKNQGGIGVQPDKSWESWWNAEHAHLRHSGLSSRILEAVNEGHRCLSTNYHLLFRFLKLLLFLGVIACMVTLSSVCKLSITDLIVCCLAFLPTGWGLLLIVQVLRPNIERYGIWEPIRVIAQAYDYGMGSLLFAPIAALAWMPVISAIQTRVLFHQAFYRQLQIQPILAAKRKHR from the exons CGGTGCCTCTGGCGGCCGTCGAGGGACCCGGACTACGTACCGGAGCCCTTCGACAGCGAGAAGCTGCCTTCCACTCTACTGACCGAGATCCGGCCCTTCCTTCGCGTCGCCAACCAGATTGAGAGCGAGTCTCCTCGCGTTGCCTACCTCT GTCGTTTCCATGCTTTTGAAAAGGCACACTTGATGGATCCTCATTCAAGTGGACGAGGTGTTCGACAGTTAAAAACTTCACTTCTTCAGCGTCTTGAAAAG GACGACAAAGCCACTGTACGGGAGGGAAAACATGATGCTAAAGAGCTGAAATCATTCTTGAATAG aaaaaaattgatgaatcAACATGATATTGCATCTGTTCTGTCTGAAGTTTTGAAGGCTGTTGCATCTGGAGCCTGTCCTGAG ATCCTTGCTGCTggtgaagaaattgaagaaaaGTCAGGTTCATATCGTCCATATAATATTCTTCCGCTTGATTCTAGAGGTGGTCAGCAAGCAATTATGCTTCTACCAGAG ATTAAAGCTGCAGTTTCTGCTGTCCGTAACATACGAGGTCTTCCCTTAGCAAGTACTCATCAGGAAACAGGTGCCTATGCAGATATACTTGAATGGCTTCAATGCTGGTTTGGATTTCAG AACGGAAATGTAGCAAATCAGCGGGAGCATCTAATTTTGTTGCTTGCTAATATACATGCTAGATTGTATCCAAAGCCTGCATCCATGATGAAG CTTGATGATAGAGCTGTGAATAAACTGATgctgaaaatatttaaaaattacttgaacTGGTGCAAATTTTTGGGCCGAGAAAGCAACATTTG GTTACCATCTGTGAAGCAGGAAGTACAACAGTATAAAATATTGTATATTGCTCTTTATCTTCTTATTTGGGGGGAGGCTTCAAACTTGCGGCTCTTGCCAGAGTGTCTGTGTTACATATTTCATCAT ATGGCATATGAGGTACGTGGAGTGTTAACTGGTGCTGTTAGCATAAACACTGGAGAAAAAGTTGTACCTGCAGGTGGAGGAGAATGTGAATCTTTTCTTAATAATGTAGTTACTCCAATATACAGGGTCATATATGAG GAAGCTCAAAAGAACCAAAATGGGACTGCTGACCATTCTACATGGAGAAATTATGATGATCTGAATGAGTATTTCTG GTCTGTTGATTGTTTCAAGCTTGGTTGGCCTATGCGTCTTGACAATGACTTCTTTTGTACATTGTCTTCTACTAAAAGTGAACAACCTAAG CATGACACTCAGGCTGCTACAAATACATCTTGTCAGCAGAAATGGTTGGGGAAGACAAATTTTGTAGAAATTCGATCATTTTGGCACATTTTCAGAAGCTTTGATAGGATGTGGACATTTTTTGTACTTGCACTCCAG GTAATGATAATTATGGCATGGCATGACCTGGAAACTCCTCTTCAGTTGCTTGATCCAATGATCTTTGAGGATCTTTTGAGCATTTTTGTAACTAACGCAGTTCTGAGGCTCATACAAG TGACTCTAGACATTGCTTTTACATGGAAAGCAAGACACACAATGAACTTTAATCAGAAACTAAGATTCCTGGTCAAGTTTTTTATTGCTGCTGCATGGGCTGTCACCCTTCCAGTTTCTTATGCCAGTTCACATGGAGATTCTCTCTGCCACACCAAACATCCTGAAagcaatatttatattttttgttgGTCACCATATATGATTGTCGTTGCAGTATACTTGGTGACCAATGTAATTGGGGTGGCATTATTTTTTGTTCCTGTGGTTAGCAGCTACATTGAAACCTCAAATTCGTGGGTGTGTAACATTCTGTCATGGTGGGCtcaa CCTCGACTGTACATTGGACGAGGGATGCAAGAAGGCCAAGTATCTCttctaaa GTATACAATATTCTGGGTGATTTTATTGTCAAGCAAATTTTCATTCAGCTACAATTTTGAG ATAAAGCCACTTGTAGAACCCACGAAACAAATAATGAAAGTCAGTGTAAACGAATATGATTGGCATGAGCTATTTCCAGAAG TTAAAAGCAATGCTGGTGCAATTCTTGCTGTGTGGTCCCCAATTATTCTG GTCTATTTCATGGACACACAAATATGGTATTCTATATTTTGCACAATATTTGGTGGAATTTATGGCATTGTTCATCATCTGGGTGAG ATTCGTACAATGGGAATGGTGAGAACTAGATTTGACTGCTTGCCATCTGCATTTAATGTTTTTCTTGTACCTCACTCATCACAAAATGCAAATAAGAGGTCTTTCAGAAGCTTCTTGCAAAACAACATTTTTAAG GATTCAAAAATTGAAAGGAATGATTTTGCTAGATTTGCTTTAGTTTGGAATCATATCATCCGTAGTTTCCGTATGGAGGACTTAATAAGCAACAG AGAGATGGATTTGATGATCATGCCACTGTCATCAGGCTTGACTTCTGGCCCTGTGCGGTGGCCCTTGTTTCTCTTAGCTAGTAAG TTTTCAACAGCAGTGAACATGACTCGAGATTTTGTTGGAAAGCATGAGCACCTCCAccgaaaattaaaaaaagataattacaTGTTCTGTGCTGTTAAGGAGTTTTATGACTCAGTAAAGAGTATCTTCAAGTTTCTTgttgttggtgaacttgaaataag GATTGTGGATACCATTTTCAATGAAATTGAAAGAAGTATCAGAAATTCAAGCCTCCTCGTGGATTTTAAGATGCATGAACTGCAAACTCTACGTGATAAATTTGTCCAACTAGTTAAATTACTG TTTGagaatgataaagatcattgggATAAAGTAGTCATATTACTTCAAGATATTGTTGAAATCTTGATCAATGATATGATGGTAGATGGCCGCAG GATATTGGATATGATTAATTGTTCTCAAATCATGAAGTGGAATGATGATGGCCTATTAAGAGATCATGAACCAGAGTTGTTTGCATCAAATGCCCCGAACTCTTCTATACGTTTCCCGCTTCCAGATGATGGCCTACTGAAGGAACAG GTTAAACGACTATTTTTGCTGCTTACTGTCAATGAAACAGCTATggatattcctactaacttagAGGCTCGACGGCGCATCTCGTTTTTTGCAACTTCTCTTTTTATGGATATGCCTGTTGCTCCCAGAGTTCGCAATATGTTGTCATTTAG TGTGATGACTCCATACTTTCTTGAAGAAGTTAATTTTTCAGAGGAGGAGCTTCATTCAAGTGAAGATGGGGTATCCATCTTATCTTATATGCAAAAGATATACCCAG ATGAGTGGAAAAACTTCCTGGAACGTTTAGGTACTAAGGTGACCAATGATGAAGTTCGATATTGGGCTTCTTTCCGTGGGCAAACACTAAGTCGCACAG TTCGAGGAATGATGTACTATAGAGAAGCAATAAGGTTACAAGCATTTCTTGACAGGGCCAGTGATAATG ATATTCATAGAGAAAATATTGCCATTGAACGAGAATACAATAAGAAGAACAGCCAACAATCATTGTTTGCCCAATTTGATGCACTGGCAGACATGAAATTCACATATGTCATGTCTTGTCAAATGTTTGGAGAACAAAAGTCTTCTGGTGATCCACATGCTCAAGATATTATTGATTTGATGATAAG GTTTCCATCTTTACGTGTTGCCTACattgaagagaaagaagaaatagCAGACAGTAAGCCTCACAAGGTTTATTATTCAGTTTTGGTTAAAGCAGGCAATAATCTGGACCAG GAGATATATCGTATCAAGCTTCCTGGTTGTCCAATTATTGGGGAGGGGAAGCCTGAGAACCAAAATCATGCAATTATTTTTACTCGGGGTGAAGCCCTCCAGACAATTGACATGAACCAA GACAACTATCTAGAAGAAGCCTGTAAAATGAGAAATGTTCTTCAAGAATTTCTTAAAAATCATGGAGAGCACCACCCAACTATACTTGGGCTTAGAGAACACATATTCACTGGAAG TGTTTCATCTCTTGCTGGGTTTATGTCTTATCAAGAGGCTAGCTTCGTCACCATTGGACAGCGGTTTCTCGCAAATCCCCTCAG GGTACGATTTCATTATGGTCATCCAGATGTGTTTGATAGGGTATTTCACATAACAAGAGGTGGCATAAGCAAAGCATCTAAAACTATCAATTTGAGCGAGGATATATTTGCAG GATATAATTCCACACTGCGTCGCGGATGTATAACTTATAATGAGTACATGCAAGTTGGCAAAGGACGTGATGTTGGTCTCAACCAGATTTCCAAGTTTGAAGCTAAAGTAGCAAATGGAAACAGTGAACAAACCCTGAGCCGGGACATTTACCGCCTTGGGAGACGCTTCGACTTTTTTCGAATGCTTTCTTGTTATTTCACCACAGTTGGCTTTTACTTCAACAGCCTA ATATCAATACTCGGGGTTTATATTTTTCTCTATGGGCAGCTATACTTGGTTCTTAGTGGAGTGGAGAAAGCGCTGCTTGCTGAGGCTCAGATGCATAACATAGAATCTTTAGAGACAGCTCTCGCATCTCAGTCTTTCCTGCAACTAGGTCTTCTGACAGGATTACCAATGGTGATGGAGCTTGGTTTGGAGAAAGGATTTCGTTTGGCCTTGAGTGATTTTATTCTCATGCAATTGCAGCTAGCATCTGTCTTTTTCACATTTTCCCTCGGAACAAAGGCCCACTATTTTGGTCGAACAATCCTTCATGGCGGTTCTAAGTACAGACCAACAGGCCGCAGATTTGTAGTTTTTCATGCAAGTTTTGCTGAAAATTATCAACTATACTCTCGCAGCCACTTTGTTAAAGGATTTGAATTGCTTTTCCTCTTGATTGTTTATAATATGTTTAGGAAATCTTATGAGAGCAGTATGGTATATTTCATGGTCACATTCTCCACATGGTTCATGGCTGCGACATGGTTGTTCGCTCCTTTCCTTTTTAATCCTTCTGGGTTTGTCTGGCAGAAGATTGTGGAAGACTGGACAGAGTGGAACAAGTGGATGAAGAATCAGGGGGGTATAGGAGTACAGCCTGACAAGAGCTGGGAATCATGGTGGAATGCTGAACATGCTCATCTCAGGCACTCAGGGCTGAGTTCTAGAATTCTCGAA GCTGTAAATGAGGGGCATCGGTGTCTTAgtacaaattatcatcttctgttCAGGTTTTTAAAACTGTTGCTATTCCTGGGTGTGATAGCTTGCATGGTTACTCTTTCAAGTGTATGCAAACTCTCTATCACGGATTTGATTGTATGCTGTCTTGCATTTCTGCCCACTGGTTGGGGACTGTTGTTG ATTGTGCAAGTTTTGAGGCCCAATATAGAAAGGTATGGAATATGGGAGCCTATCCGAGTTATTGCTCAAGCCTATGACTATGGAATGGGTTCTTTGCTTTTTGCACCTATAGCAGCATTAGCATGGATGCCTGTCATCTCAGCCATTCAAACTCGTGTTCTTTTCCACCAGGCATTTTACCGGCAGTTGCAAATTCAACCAATTCTTGCTGCAAAAAGGAAACATAGGTAA